GTGCTGAGCACGGGGCAGGGGGCGGCATGACGGCGGCGGCGCAACTCGACAAGAGCCTGTGGACCGCGCGCGACGACAGCGCCGAGCGCGGCGACACGCGCCGGCTCGCGCACATCGTCGAAGCGGCCGCGGGGCAGGCCCCGGCGGCGGGCGAACCGGTGCTGCTGGGCTTTGCCTGCGATGCCGGCGTGGCCCGCAACCAGGGCCGCACCGGCGCGGCCGCCGGCCCGGCCGGCATCCGCAAATACATGGCCGGCCTGCCGGCGCACGGCCTGAGCCGCCTGCTGGATGCGGGCGACGTGGCCTGCGAGGGCGACCAGCTTGAGGACGCGCAGGAACGCCTGGGCCTGGCGGTGGCCGACCTGCTGCGCCAGGGCGCCCGTCCGGTGGTGCTGGGCGGCGGCCACGAGATCGCCTGGGGCAGCTTCCAGGGCCTGGCGCGCTGGCTGGCCGACCGTGGCGACGACGGTCCGGTGCTGGTGCTGAACCTGGACGCGCATTTCGACCTGCGCACCGGCCGGCCGGGCA
The window above is part of the Achromobacter deleyi genome. Proteins encoded here:
- the hutG gene encoding formimidoylglutamase, with protein sequence MTAAAQLDKSLWTARDDSAERGDTRRLAHIVEAAAGQAPAAGEPVLLGFACDAGVARNQGRTGAAAGPAGIRKYMAGLPAHGLSRLLDAGDVACEGDQLEDAQERLGLAVADLLRQGARPVVLGGGHEIAWGSFQGLARWLADRGDDGPVLVLNLDAHFDLRTGRPGSSGTPFDQIAQYCEAQGLALQYACLGVSRLANTPALYARAAEVGAVWVEDRDMQERHLAARLANVDALLARARHVYLTIDLDVLPAAVMPGVSAPAPYGVPMAVIEEIVLRVKASGKLRLADMAEYSPRFDIDGHGARAAARLAWQLLSA